One Curtobacterium sp. MCLR17_032 genomic window carries:
- the miaB gene encoding tRNA (N6-isopentenyl adenosine(37)-C2)-methylthiotransferase MiaB: MDTVAARPRTYEVRTYGCQMNVHDSERLSGSLRAAGYVDAAASGSEHEQADVVVINTCAVRENADKRLYGNLGRLASIKRDHPGMQIAVGGCLAQKDKDVILEKAPWVDVVFGTHNMGSLPTLLERARHNGEAQLEILESLEVFPSTLPTKRESTSSGWVSISVGCNNTCTFCIVPSLRGKEKDRRPGDVLAEIQALVDDGAIEVTLLGQNVNSYGVEFGDRQAFGKLLRATGQIAGLERVRFTSPHPAAFTDDVIAAMAETPNVMPQLHMPLQSGSDRVLKAMRRSYRSERFLGILDRVRAAIPHAAISTDIIVGFPGETEADFQDTLRVVEQARFATAFTFQYSIRPGTPAATMDEQLPKQVVQERYERLIALQERITAEENSRQVGRTVEVLVATGEGKKDDSTHRLSGRAEDSRLVHFAVPAGSDVPRPGDVVSVEITRSAPHFLLADSDAPLRIRRTRAGDAWDTAQAESCGVPSPTVAGEGPRPVSLGLPTLRVGR, from the coding sequence ATGGACACCGTCGCCGCGCGCCCGCGTACCTACGAAGTGCGCACGTACGGGTGCCAGATGAACGTGCACGACTCCGAGCGACTGAGCGGCTCCCTCCGCGCCGCCGGGTACGTCGACGCTGCGGCCTCGGGGTCCGAGCACGAGCAGGCCGACGTCGTCGTCATCAACACCTGCGCGGTCCGCGAGAACGCCGACAAGCGCCTCTACGGCAACCTCGGCCGCCTCGCGTCGATCAAGCGTGACCACCCGGGCATGCAGATCGCCGTCGGCGGATGTCTGGCGCAGAAGGACAAGGACGTCATCCTCGAGAAGGCGCCCTGGGTCGACGTCGTCTTCGGCACGCACAACATGGGGTCGCTGCCGACCCTGCTCGAGCGTGCCCGGCACAACGGCGAGGCACAGCTCGAGATCCTCGAGTCGCTCGAGGTCTTCCCGTCGACGCTGCCCACCAAGCGGGAGTCGACCTCCAGCGGCTGGGTGTCGATCTCCGTCGGCTGCAACAACACCTGCACGTTCTGCATCGTGCCCTCGCTGCGCGGCAAGGAGAAGGACCGCCGGCCGGGTGACGTCCTGGCCGAGATCCAGGCACTCGTCGACGACGGCGCGATCGAGGTCACCCTGCTCGGCCAGAACGTGAACTCCTACGGGGTGGAGTTCGGGGACCGCCAGGCGTTCGGCAAGCTCCTCCGCGCCACCGGGCAGATCGCCGGTCTCGAGCGTGTGCGCTTCACCAGCCCGCACCCGGCCGCGTTCACCGACGACGTCATCGCCGCGATGGCGGAGACCCCGAACGTGATGCCGCAGCTGCACATGCCGCTGCAGTCCGGGTCCGACCGAGTGCTCAAGGCCATGCGCCGGAGTTACCGCAGCGAGCGGTTCCTCGGCATCCTCGACCGGGTCCGCGCGGCCATCCCGCACGCCGCGATCTCCACGGACATCATCGTCGGCTTCCCCGGCGAGACCGAGGCCGACTTCCAGGACACCCTGCGCGTCGTCGAACAGGCCCGCTTCGCGACGGCGTTCACGTTCCAGTACTCGATCCGCCCCGGCACCCCGGCCGCGACGATGGACGAGCAACTGCCGAAGCAGGTCGTGCAGGAACGGTACGAGCGGCTCATCGCCCTGCAGGAACGCATCACCGCTGAAGAGAACTCCCGGCAGGTCGGTCGGACCGTCGAGGTCCTGGTCGCCACGGGTGAGGGCAAGAAGGACGACTCCACGCACCGGCTGTCCGGCCGTGCCGAGGACTCGCGCCTGGTGCACTTCGCCGTCCCGGCCGGGTCCGACGTCCCGCGGCCCGGCGACGTCGTGTCCGTGGAGATCACCCGGTCCGCGCCGCACTTCCTCCTCGCCGACTCCGACGCTCCGCTCCGCATCCGTCGGACCCGCGCCGGTGACGCCTGGGACACCGCGCAGGCCGAGTCCTGCGGTGTCCCGAGCCCGACCGTCGCCGGAGAGGGGCCCCGCCCGGTGTCGCTCGGCCTCCCCACGCTCCGTGTCGGCCGCTGA
- the miaA gene encoding tRNA (adenosine(37)-N6)-dimethylallyltransferase MiaA, producing the protein MAVAPLVAVAPLVAVVGATGTGKSELALDIAERYRAQGRRAEIVNADAMQLYRGMDIGTAKVPESERRGIPHHMFDVLRVTDEASVAAYQRDARAVIADITDDAGVAVLVGGSGLYVSSVLFDLAFPGTDPVLREELEREHRERGPNVLLERLRALDPQAAAVIDARNPRRLIRAVEIASRSDRVTPSLPSAPRSWRPAHVLHLRRDREQLVEALRVRAERMFADGLVDEVAALRDEGLEQGPTARAAIGYAQALQVLRGEASVAQAIEATSIATRKYARRQVSWFKRYVDGDTTHVETLDVTGAGTAELSELARRIVP; encoded by the coding sequence ATCGCGGTCGCCCCACTCGTCGCGGTCGCCCCCCTCGTCGCCGTAGTCGGGGCGACCGGTACCGGCAAGTCCGAGCTCGCCCTCGACATCGCCGAACGGTACCGAGCGCAGGGACGACGGGCGGAGATCGTCAACGCCGACGCCATGCAGCTCTACCGCGGCATGGACATCGGGACGGCGAAGGTCCCCGAGTCCGAGCGACGGGGCATCCCGCACCACATGTTCGACGTCCTCCGGGTCACCGACGAGGCCAGCGTCGCCGCCTACCAACGCGACGCCCGTGCCGTCATCGCCGACATCACGGACGACGCCGGGGTCGCGGTCCTCGTCGGTGGCAGCGGGCTGTACGTCTCGTCGGTGCTGTTCGACCTCGCGTTCCCGGGCACCGACCCCGTCCTCCGCGAAGAGCTCGAACGTGAGCACCGCGAGCGTGGGCCGAACGTCCTCCTCGAGCGACTCCGCGCCCTCGACCCGCAGGCCGCCGCCGTCATCGACGCGCGGAACCCGCGCCGCCTGATCCGTGCCGTGGAGATCGCGAGCCGATCGGACCGCGTCACCCCGAGCCTCCCGTCCGCCCCGCGGTCCTGGCGGCCGGCCCACGTCCTGCACCTGCGCCGCGACCGCGAGCAGCTCGTCGAGGCGCTGCGCGTGCGGGCCGAGCGGATGTTCGCCGACGGACTGGTCGACGAGGTCGCCGCACTCCGCGACGAGGGGCTCGAGCAAGGCCCCACGGCCCGCGCCGCGATCGGTTACGCGCAGGCGCTGCAGGTCCTCCGCGGCGAGGCGAGCGTCGCACAGGCCATCGAGGCGACCAGCATCGCCACCCGCAAGTACGCCCGTCGGCAGGTGTCCTGGTTCAAGCGCTACGTCGACGGCGACACCACCCACGTCGAGACGCTCGACGTCACCGGCGCCGGCACGGCGGAGCTGTCCGAGCTGGCCCGTAGGATCGTCCCGTGA
- the dapF gene encoding diaminopimelate epimerase, whose protein sequence is MTELHFTKGHGTGNDFVLFADPDATVDLTPDRIRAIADRRFGVGADGVIRAVRSEAIPEGRAILAEDPDATWFMDYHNADGSVAEMCGNGIRVFARYLTEAGLVDLEPGRTLTVGSRKGVVDIQRSTNGFAADLGRWGLGIEGGGSDDVLVRAKALPNARPGLGIDVGNPHVVVAVASEDELAGIDLTYIPVLDPAPAAGANVEFVLPGDPLVTDGVGEITMRVHERGSGETLSCGTGAVAAALATRYWAGASAPNTWRVRVPGGVLTVRMTATEDGEHVSLAGPAELVFSGDLTV, encoded by the coding sequence GTGACCGAGCTGCACTTCACCAAGGGCCACGGGACCGGCAACGACTTCGTCCTGTTCGCCGACCCCGACGCCACGGTCGACCTGACCCCCGACCGGATCCGCGCCATCGCCGACCGTCGGTTCGGAGTCGGGGCCGACGGCGTCATCCGTGCCGTGCGGTCCGAGGCGATCCCGGAGGGGCGGGCGATCCTCGCCGAGGACCCCGACGCGACCTGGTTCATGGACTACCACAACGCCGACGGCTCGGTGGCGGAGATGTGCGGCAACGGCATCCGCGTCTTCGCCCGCTACCTGACCGAAGCGGGGCTCGTCGACCTCGAGCCGGGCCGCACGCTGACGGTCGGCAGCCGGAAGGGCGTCGTCGACATCCAGCGCTCCACGAACGGGTTCGCCGCGGACCTCGGACGCTGGGGCCTCGGCATCGAGGGTGGGGGATCGGACGACGTCCTGGTCCGGGCCAAGGCCCTGCCGAACGCACGACCCGGCCTGGGCATCGACGTCGGCAACCCGCACGTCGTCGTCGCGGTCGCCAGCGAGGACGAACTCGCCGGCATCGACCTCACCTACATCCCGGTCCTCGACCCGGCACCGGCCGCGGGGGCGAACGTCGAGTTCGTCCTGCCCGGCGACCCGCTGGTCACCGACGGCGTCGGCGAGATCACCATGCGCGTGCACGAGCGCGGCAGCGGGGAGACGCTGTCCTGCGGCACCGGCGCGGTGGCCGCGGCGCTCGCCACGCGGTACTGGGCCGGAGCGTCGGCGCCGAACACGTGGCGGGTCCGCGTGCCGGGTGGCGTGCTCACGGTGCGCATGACGGCGACGGAGGACGGCGAGCACGTGTCGCTCGCCGGGCCGGCCGAGCTGGTGTTCTCGGGGGACCTGACGGTCTGA
- a CDS encoding methyltransferase, giving the protein MANDHYFSATPESAARPRQIRVTLAGRTLELTTAAGVFSPDGIDRGTSVLLQNVPTPAVAGDLLDVGCGWGPLAITMALQSPDTHVWGVDVNERVLDLARTNAATAGADNVTVGLPTEIPADRTFATIWSNPPIRVGKDELHDILRTWIPRLAVGGDAWLVVSKDLGGDSLQRWLQQMLGDGFTVTRATTDKGFRVIQVHRTA; this is encoded by the coding sequence ATGGCGAACGACCACTACTTCTCGGCCACCCCGGAGAGCGCGGCACGACCGCGGCAGATCCGGGTGACCCTCGCCGGTCGGACCCTCGAACTCACCACCGCGGCGGGCGTCTTCAGCCCCGACGGCATCGACCGCGGCACGAGCGTGCTGCTGCAGAACGTGCCCACTCCGGCCGTCGCGGGCGACCTGCTCGACGTCGGCTGCGGCTGGGGTCCGCTGGCGATCACGATGGCCCTGCAGTCGCCGGACACCCACGTCTGGGGCGTCGACGTCAACGAGCGCGTCCTCGACCTGGCGCGGACGAACGCGGCCACCGCCGGTGCGGACAACGTCACCGTCGGGCTGCCGACGGAGATCCCGGCGGACCGGACCTTCGCCACGATCTGGTCGAACCCGCCGATCCGGGTCGGCAAGGACGAACTGCACGACATCCTCCGCACCTGGATCCCCCGCCTGGCGGTGGGCGGCGACGCCTGGCTGGTCGTGTCGAAGGACCTCGGTGGGGACTCGCTGCAGCGCTGGTTGCAGCAGATGCTGGGCGACGGCTTCACGGTCACGCGGGCGACGACCGACAAGGGCTTCCGCGTCATCCAGGTGCACCGCACGGCCTGA